From a region of the Teredinibacter turnerae genome:
- a CDS encoding non-ribosomal peptide synthetase encodes MNTETLLVELHEKGIKLQLDADNNIRVRGKKDNLTSELLSEIKSLKSELIALLDNGSKIDRTGIAIVPRNQPIPASFSQQRLWFIDQMESGSTHYHIPGAMRIRGEFSVKTAEISLQRLVERHEPLRTVFSAGNQLPLQHVKTDYTFVLASHDLRALSENERQQQLLALIEADLSTPFDLANDLMLRAVCIFLSDHESVLFFNMHHIAADGWSMGIIFNEFASIYKAVNSSSTIELEPLPFQYADYALWQQETLAKSAGYRTQIEYWERQLQNLPQLHSLPTDFPRPPNQTFNGEIKGFEWNADKKKALEAFAGEREITPFVVLYGVFSWLLNIYSDESDIVIGTPVANRLSPELESLVGCFVNTLVLRLNAEFSGTFDEYLAMARQVYVDAQANQDVPFEQLVERLNPVRSTSHSPLFQILFNMQYVSEGGDQSEALQFEPITLNQLSDKSVVAQYDLSLNVVDSQQALGFEIEYNRDLFSAERIERFLLHFEQLLDNVLLNSGSNIYDISVLSDREQNACLQRFSHRSTVPPLASSLPDWFATNAAQTPSAVALRFNDDTLTYAELHYEVNQLAAYLIEQGVNKGDRVGVCLDPSFNLISSLLAVWKAGAAYVPIDPNYPANRIEHVLNDSDISVLISQSTICPQGSKSYHTINLDTFANGVPETSISSYPNVAAGDLAYVIYTSGSTGMPKGVMVEHGAVINFIDGLRRALPSVENSRWLLVTSFSFDIALFEWFGALTSGAECIIASAEEQKDPFLLKQLVDQSQPGLIQTTPSRWSQLIDAGWQPYDQLIALTGGEPLSDKVERALTGKVKSFWNCYGPTEATIWSLVNEIISGENRAKRFSLGQSLANYQHLALSPQLKLVPNGAIGELYIGGDSLARGYLNRAELTNERFIPNPYPTDTLNPRLYKTGDLVRIHDNGVIEYIGRTDDQVKVHGFRIELGEIEQQLNKIADIDAAVVTARAGADGDKQLIGYVVARESLEEKNIRLALSKVLPDYMIPHRFVFLDSMPLTPNGKVDKKALPEPEAVPGNDRFVPPETDLQKQVASLWAELLQLPENQISLTQNFFSSGGHSLLSVRLVAALRDALKTNITVKDVFQHPILEDFVAYIEGMSTESTTNAILPLPESATDYVASFAQQRLWIIDQMSANSAHYNMPGGLRVNGDFNVAAAEQALKMLVQRHESLRTSFIDRDSRVFQIIHNDIEFKLKCLDVSTFDEAEQESAIKSCAIEQVEKPFDLAAGLLIRVIYIRQESNKGVLIFNLHHIAADGWSMNILMDEFIRLYDAVVSNRGLPLPPLAIQYKDFAAWQTDFLFGETESLKHARDMQLSYWQGQLDKLPLVHDLPIDFKRPQEQDFAGKHHNFTLDSEVVLRLKKIAHENGATLFMVLHAAFSVLLARYSNQTDIVVGTFVSNRTQKSLEDLVGFFVNTLVLRTKYDGELNFSDYLKHVSQVNVDAQSNQELPFDYLVEKINPQRNNAYSPLVQIVFNMNTQQMERKDIDGLSFSPLENYESTAQFDLALDVSETETGLWLDFEYATALFKTASIERMAQHFNTLLLAISEQANAPLKSLNILAPQEADHLVHVLGGNQQTYPQHANVHTLFETHAVSAPDAVAIENDDETLTYDALNQRANRLAHYLVEMGITPGSLVGLSASRSSHMVVGMLAVLKIGGAYVPLDPSYPPDRLSFMAEDSGITCLLCEEGLGDFGAIPSVAMDDTTIQAKIEEYPSVNLGLDVSARDLAYVIYTSGSTGQPKGVMVEHRSIVRLVQQADFVQITPQDRVAQASNNSFDAATFEIWGALTNGARLVFVTKNELLHPPTLKRCLFEREISVLFVTTALLNQVAQAAPDTFSRLKHCLFGGEAVDKSSVDRILAVGKPERFLHVYGPTENTTFSTWYEITQAAGNYPIGKPINQTQCFILDEFQSLLPQGSVGELCLAGDGLARGYLHRPDLTEQRFVPNPFAVEKNTPLYRTGDLVRLNESDQIEYVGRVDEQVKIRGFRIELGEIEQHLAKMSEIKDVFVTAREDVPGQKRLVAYIVINYDIFDEEDEEDETFEADLIKDIRNRLSQAMPDYMVPSFYVPLERVPLTVNGKTDVAKLPVPDGITSMGEYVAPETDTERALVAIWSELLQFNAEDISVKGNFFELGGHSLLAIKQLVLIKKELGLDLDIKVLFESASIRDLSNYIDGLAAQRNLSASLAAMDEDSIEEMEF; translated from the coding sequence ATGAATACCGAGACTTTATTAGTAGAGCTCCACGAAAAGGGCATTAAGTTACAGCTGGATGCGGATAATAATATTCGCGTACGGGGAAAAAAAGATAATCTCACATCGGAATTGCTGAGTGAGATTAAGAGTTTAAAGAGCGAGCTCATCGCTCTTCTCGATAATGGATCTAAAATTGACCGCACGGGAATCGCCATTGTTCCCCGCAATCAACCTATCCCCGCGTCGTTTTCACAGCAGCGTTTATGGTTTATCGATCAGATGGAATCTGGCAGTACCCACTACCACATTCCCGGGGCAATGCGTATCAGAGGTGAATTCTCCGTTAAAACAGCGGAAATTTCGTTACAGCGATTGGTCGAGCGTCACGAGCCTCTACGCACTGTATTTTCGGCGGGGAACCAGTTACCGCTACAGCATGTTAAAACCGACTATACGTTTGTCTTGGCTAGCCACGATCTGCGCGCTTTATCTGAAAACGAGCGTCAGCAACAACTGTTAGCCCTCATAGAAGCAGACCTTAGCACACCATTCGATCTGGCCAACGATCTTATGTTGCGCGCGGTTTGTATTTTCCTGAGTGACCATGAGAGTGTATTGTTTTTTAATATGCACCACATCGCGGCAGATGGTTGGTCGATGGGAATTATTTTTAATGAATTCGCATCTATATATAAAGCGGTTAACAGTTCATCGACAATTGAACTTGAACCACTACCTTTTCAATATGCCGATTACGCGCTGTGGCAACAGGAAACCTTAGCCAAATCGGCTGGTTACAGAACACAAATAGAATACTGGGAACGACAGCTGCAGAATCTCCCACAGTTACACAGTCTGCCAACAGACTTCCCGCGCCCACCAAATCAAACCTTTAATGGCGAAATCAAGGGGTTTGAGTGGAATGCCGACAAAAAGAAGGCGTTAGAAGCTTTCGCTGGTGAGCGTGAAATTACGCCCTTTGTGGTTCTTTACGGCGTATTTTCCTGGCTACTGAATATCTATTCCGACGAGTCTGATATCGTTATTGGTACACCAGTCGCGAATCGCTTAAGTCCCGAACTTGAATCTTTGGTAGGTTGCTTCGTAAATACGCTTGTATTGCGTTTGAATGCTGAATTTAGCGGAACATTCGATGAGTACCTGGCGATGGCAAGACAGGTCTATGTTGATGCGCAAGCTAACCAGGATGTTCCTTTTGAACAGTTGGTCGAGCGTTTAAATCCGGTTCGTAGCACCAGTCATTCGCCACTGTTCCAGATTTTATTTAACATGCAATATGTTTCTGAAGGGGGCGATCAGTCGGAAGCGCTCCAGTTCGAACCTATTACATTAAATCAGCTCTCCGATAAATCTGTGGTCGCACAATACGATCTTAGCTTAAACGTTGTTGACTCCCAGCAGGCGCTAGGTTTCGAAATAGAGTACAACCGTGACCTTTTTTCAGCTGAACGTATAGAAAGATTCTTGTTACATTTTGAACAGCTACTGGACAATGTGTTATTGAATTCCGGTAGCAATATATACGATATCAGCGTGCTGTCCGATAGGGAGCAAAACGCCTGTCTACAGCGATTTAGTCACCGGAGTACGGTACCGCCGTTAGCTTCCAGTTTACCCGACTGGTTTGCAACCAATGCCGCGCAAACGCCGAGCGCTGTCGCGCTGCGATTCAATGACGACACCTTAACCTATGCAGAACTCCACTACGAAGTTAATCAACTGGCCGCCTATTTGATCGAACAGGGAGTGAATAAAGGGGACAGGGTAGGGGTGTGTTTAGATCCCAGCTTTAATTTAATCTCCTCTCTATTAGCCGTATGGAAAGCTGGGGCCGCCTATGTGCCTATCGATCCAAATTACCCGGCAAATCGCATAGAACATGTTTTAAACGATAGTGATATTTCTGTACTGATATCGCAATCCACGATCTGCCCGCAAGGCAGCAAAAGCTATCACACGATCAATCTTGATACATTTGCCAATGGCGTACCCGAAACATCGATTTCAAGCTATCCAAACGTGGCGGCAGGGGACCTGGCCTATGTGATCTATACCTCAGGCTCTACAGGGATGCCCAAAGGTGTGATGGTTGAGCATGGCGCGGTGATAAATTTCATTGACGGTTTGCGTCGTGCACTGCCCAGTGTTGAAAACAGCCGCTGGCTACTGGTTACCAGCTTTTCATTTGATATTGCGCTTTTCGAATGGTTTGGTGCGCTGACCAGTGGGGCCGAGTGCATAATCGCATCTGCTGAAGAACAAAAGGACCCGTTTCTCTTAAAACAATTAGTGGACCAGTCACAACCGGGCCTGATACAAACCACGCCTTCGCGCTGGTCCCAGCTAATTGATGCCGGTTGGCAGCCATATGACCAGCTCATTGCACTCACGGGCGGCGAACCACTCTCGGACAAAGTAGAGCGTGCTCTAACAGGTAAGGTAAAGAGCTTTTGGAATTGCTACGGCCCCACAGAAGCAACCATATGGTCGTTGGTTAATGAAATTATTAGCGGCGAGAACAGAGCGAAACGTTTTTCACTGGGCCAGAGCCTTGCAAACTATCAGCACTTGGCGTTGAGCCCACAATTGAAGCTGGTGCCGAACGGAGCTATCGGTGAGCTTTATATCGGTGGAGATTCACTCGCTCGGGGATATTTGAACCGCGCTGAGCTCACAAATGAACGGTTCATTCCAAATCCATACCCCACAGATACTTTAAACCCTCGCCTGTACAAAACAGGTGACCTGGTTCGAATTCACGATAATGGCGTCATTGAATATATAGGCCGCACCGACGATCAAGTGAAGGTCCATGGTTTCCGTATTGAATTAGGTGAAATCGAGCAGCAACTAAATAAAATAGCGGATATTGATGCAGCAGTCGTTACCGCACGAGCTGGCGCTGATGGTGATAAGCAGTTGATCGGTTATGTGGTTGCGCGGGAATCACTGGAAGAGAAAAATATCCGCCTTGCACTAAGCAAGGTACTACCAGACTATATGATTCCGCATCGGTTTGTATTTCTGGACTCAATGCCACTGACGCCCAACGGTAAAGTGGATAAAAAAGCCCTGCCAGAGCCGGAGGCTGTGCCTGGAAACGACCGATTTGTTCCGCCTGAAACCGATTTACAAAAACAGGTCGCGTCTTTGTGGGCGGAATTGCTCCAGTTACCCGAGAACCAGATTTCGTTAACGCAGAATTTCTTCTCGTCGGGCGGGCATTCGCTCCTGTCAGTACGCCTGGTTGCCGCGTTGAGAGATGCGCTAAAAACCAATATCACGGTCAAGGACGTTTTTCAGCACCCGATCCTGGAGGATTTCGTTGCCTACATTGAAGGCATGTCTACTGAATCTACAACAAACGCTATATTGCCTTTGCCCGAATCGGCAACCGATTATGTTGCTTCCTTCGCGCAACAGCGACTCTGGATCATCGACCAGATGTCCGCCAATAGCGCGCACTACAATATGCCTGGAGGTCTTCGCGTCAATGGCGATTTTAACGTTGCAGCCGCAGAGCAAGCGCTCAAAATGCTTGTTCAGCGTCACGAGTCGTTGCGTACCAGTTTTATAGATCGCGATAGCCGTGTATTCCAGATTATCCACAATGATATAGAGTTTAAATTAAAGTGTCTGGATGTAAGTACATTCGACGAAGCTGAACAGGAATCAGCCATAAAAAGCTGTGCGATTGAGCAAGTAGAAAAGCCGTTTGATTTGGCAGCAGGGCTACTGATTCGTGTAATTTACATTCGCCAGGAATCAAACAAAGGCGTACTCATTTTCAACCTTCACCATATTGCGGCTGATGGTTGGTCGATGAATATTCTAATGGACGAATTTATACGGCTGTACGATGCCGTAGTATCCAATCGTGGACTGCCGTTACCGCCGTTGGCTATTCAGTATAAGGATTTTGCGGCATGGCAAACAGACTTCCTTTTTGGCGAGACTGAAAGTCTGAAGCATGCGCGCGACATGCAATTGTCCTACTGGCAGGGTCAGCTTGATAAACTTCCTTTGGTTCACGATCTCCCAATCGATTTTAAGCGTCCTCAGGAACAGGACTTTGCCGGAAAACACCACAACTTTACTCTTGATAGTGAAGTCGTTCTCCGTTTGAAAAAAATCGCGCACGAAAATGGCGCGACCTTATTTATGGTGTTGCACGCGGCGTTTTCTGTGTTGCTAGCGCGCTATTCCAATCAAACTGATATAGTCGTTGGCACTTTCGTATCTAATCGCACGCAAAAATCCCTGGAGGATCTCGTTGGATTTTTCGTCAATACGCTAGTGTTACGCACTAAATATGACGGAGAATTAAATTTTTCCGATTACTTGAAGCACGTCTCCCAGGTTAACGTTGACGCTCAGTCAAATCAGGAATTACCGTTTGACTATCTCGTCGAAAAAATTAACCCGCAGCGCAACAATGCCTATTCGCCGTTGGTACAGATTGTATTCAATATGAACACGCAGCAGATGGAGCGGAAAGACATCGACGGATTGTCTTTCAGCCCTCTGGAAAATTACGAATCCACTGCGCAATTTGATTTGGCATTGGATGTTAGCGAAACCGAAACTGGTTTATGGCTCGATTTTGAATATGCCACTGCGCTCTTTAAGACAGCCTCGATTGAACGTATGGCGCAACATTTTAACACTCTGTTGCTGGCGATTTCTGAGCAGGCTAACGCACCACTTAAGTCTTTAAATATACTCGCCCCCCAAGAAGCCGATCACTTAGTACATGTGCTCGGAGGAAATCAGCAAACATACCCTCAGCACGCGAATGTCCATACCCTGTTTGAGACCCATGCGGTAAGTGCCCCCGACGCGGTGGCGATTGAAAACGACGATGAGACGTTGACTTACGACGCGCTAAATCAGCGGGCGAATCGTTTGGCTCATTATCTGGTTGAAATGGGTATTACGCCCGGCAGTCTGGTTGGCCTGAGTGCAAGCCGTTCATCCCATATGGTGGTTGGCATGCTCGCTGTACTTAAAATTGGCGGCGCATATGTACCGCTAGACCCCAGTTATCCGCCGGATCGTTTGTCGTTTATGGCAGAAGACAGCGGCATAACCTGTTTACTGTGTGAGGAGGGGCTCGGCGACTTTGGCGCAATTCCATCGGTTGCGATGGATGACACCACAATCCAGGCGAAAATTGAAGAATACCCAAGTGTTAATCTTGGATTGGATGTTTCGGCCAGGGATCTGGCGTATGTGATTTACACGTCCGGTTCTACCGGCCAGCCGAAAGGGGTCATGGTTGAACACCGCAGTATTGTGCGGCTGGTGCAACAGGCGGACTTTGTCCAAATCACACCGCAAGATCGTGTTGCGCAGGCATCCAACAATTCATTTGATGCTGCAACGTTCGAAATATGGGGCGCTCTAACCAATGGTGCGCGGCTGGTTTTCGTGACTAAAAATGAACTGTTACATCCGCCAACACTCAAGCGATGTTTGTTCGAGCGCGAAATATCTGTGCTTTTTGTCACTACGGCATTATTAAATCAGGTTGCTCAGGCAGCACCAGACACCTTCTCCCGTTTGAAACATTGCTTATTCGGCGGCGAAGCTGTCGATAAATCCAGCGTTGACCGCATTCTCGCCGTCGGTAAGCCCGAGCGATTTCTCCACGTTTATGGCCCCACCGAAAACACGACCTTCAGTACCTGGTACGAGATTACACAGGCCGCCGGAAACTACCCCATCGGTAAACCCATAAATCAAACTCAGTGTTTTATTCTGGACGAATTCCAAAGTTTGTTACCTCAAGGCTCAGTCGGTGAGCTTTGTCTTGCCGGCGATGGTTTGGCTCGTGGTTATTTACACCGACCCGACCTGACTGAGCAGCGCTTTGTACCAAATCCGTTTGCCGTCGAAAAAAATACACCTCTGTATCGTACTGGCGATCTGGTTCGCCTGAACGAATCTGACCAAATCGAATATGTTGGACGGGTTGACGAACAGGTGAAAATACGCGGGTTCCGTATTGAGCTTGGTGAAATAGAGCAACATCTTGCGAAGATGTCGGAGATTAAAGATGTTTTTGTCACCGCCCGCGAAGACGTCCCCGGACAAAAGCGTCTGGTCGCTTACATCGTAATTAATTACGACATTTTTGATGAGGAGGACGAAGAGGACGAAACTTTTGAAGCGGACCTGATAAAAGATATTCGCAATCGACTGTCACAGGCCATGCCCGACTACATGGTTCCCTCGTTTTATGTTCCGCTTGAGCGAGTTCCCCTCACGGTGAATGGTAAAACCGATGTTGCCAAGCTTCCGGTTCCGGACGGTATAACCTCGATGGGCGAATATGTTGCCCCAGAAACAGATACTGAACGAGCCCTGGTTGCTATCTGGAGTGAATTATTACAATTTAATGCTGAGGACATCAGCGTTAAGGGCAACTTTTTTGAACTGGGTGGGCACTCGTTGCTCGCGATTAAACAATTAGTCTTGATCAAAAAAGAGCTCGGGCTCGATCTGGATATTAAGGTGCTTTTTGAATCAGCCTCTATCCGAGATTTATCAAATTACATCGACGGTCTGGCCGCTCAACGTAATCTTTCCGCGTCGCTAGCTGCGATGGACGAAGACAGTATTGAGGAAATGGAATTTTAA